Genomic window (Gadus morhua chromosome 3, gadMor3.0, whole genome shotgun sequence):
CATGGGATTGCCCAATATACTtggatagcgaaccaatcaaattagCCATTTTAGGTGGTTcatgtgtagcatatactaatacAAAGTATAAGCCTCATGTCTTTTCCAATTTATTTTCAAAGCATTGGACGTTTTTGGACCCGAGTAAGAAATATCTGAAAGCGATCCACCGTCACACCTATTGTTATTCATATCCATCGAGTGTGAACCACAGCTGTTCTAGTTGTTCAGAGGAAAAATCACTTCAGTCAAACCGTTATATACAACACTGATCACTCGATTATCCGATCTGCTGGATTAGTGTTTGTGTCAATTTCTTCATGTTAACCATATCGATAACAAGGTAAGGGTTTATTGGACCTTTtattataatacaatataattacTGCCTCCTTGAGCTTCAACatttcattgaaaatatgaaaaCATGTGTTTGATTAAAGGACTCCCATGGGGCAATACTGTAGTTTCCCTGTTTAAAGAGCCAAGGGTTTGATGAACAtggagattttttttcttttttaatcaaACAGTCAGTTTAATAATTAAACCATGTTGCACATTTCCAAACTGACAGGTTCAAAACAAAGCAGATCTCTGTACACAGCCAAGCCACGTTCACCCTCAGAAATATTAATACATGTAGATAGCTGGAGTATTAATACATGTAGATAGCTGGAGTCAAACCCTGGAAGCACTCATTAAAGTAAGGCCTGGTACACAGTGGATTCACCTACAGCACTTCGCTAAATAACCTCCCTTTTTAAAAGTGccgaaaagagaaaaaaaaatctccaTAAATGAAGGATAGCATTTCCTCCAATTCATTTTGGGAGTGACAACGTCCCTTTTTGATGTCTTTTacggaaaaaacaaaaacaaatctgaATACATATGATTAGGGCCTTAAGTTGgatataaaaaagaaatatcTATAAAATATTTTATCTCATGAACAGCTGCCACTGCATAGTACATATTCCAGCATCACCAGACCATATAGTGTTACAAATAATTAATACTACATGATTCATTATAGCGAAAGCAATTGCACATCATACATATCTTTGGTCCCTGTTATGTCAGTAATTGGGGCTTAAAATCATCTCCTACTATGCGTAGACATGTGTTGGTTTATTTATGTCAGTCAAGTCTATTTGAACAGTTTGATTACAACCAATAAGGCCAGGTAACCATCAACTGTGTGAAAAATGTGCTGTGTTTGGTGGGGGAAAATAATGTTAAGTTTCTGGTGATAGCATGGAGAGGCACATTGAGACCAACTTCCCAGACATCCACAGTACGCCACAACGTTTCACAGTGTGCTGGAGTGGGTAAAAGGACACGTCCACGGCTGTATGGAAACATGGGTTCTGGTGGTCATTGTTGTGGACCTAAAGTAACGTTTCTGTCCCGGGAATAGGAAGAAAATCAAGGTTTGTGTTGGttaaaatttaaaaaataagcAGTGTGGGTATGGCCGACAGCCAATGCAAAGTAAGAAGAGATGATCACATGACCGAGCAACACTGGCAGGTTTTGTGCTTGGGGGACACTCCCTCCTCCGCTCCACAGCTATTGGTCGAGGCAGGGGCGTGTGCTTCCGCATTGGAGGATGGGCCTCTGCGGGCCTCCACAAACGAGGAGCCCCCTGCCTTCATCTGGGGGGCTTTGGCCTTACCCAGCAGGGGGTCCTGCTCCCCAGGCTGGGCCCCGGTCCCCTGCGGCGCCGACAGCGGTACATCCTGGAAGTCGCTCGCAAGCGGTGTCGGAGGCTTGGCCGGAGTGGCCAGCTctgaggctccgccccctggagctgctgcaggGGCCCCAGCCCCTGCCCCAGTCTCTCCCCCTGGCCCCAGCCGTGGGGAGGGCAGGCCCTGGGAGTAGGTTGGCACGGAGGCCACAGCGGGGTCATCTGGAGCACCGGCTGCGGACTGCAGGGATGGATCCGAGTTGGGTGCGATGGATGCATCGTCGGccactcctcttccttcttctttaTTTGAAATTGCGTCTCCTGTCATCTGTGCGTCCGCTGAGGAGTCACCCGCCTCTGCAGTGACTGTGACCAGCCCCTCACTCCTCTCACACTGTTCCCCGTGAGGAGTGACAGCAGAGGTATCCAACGGCGCTGCTTCCACCTGCGCCATAGTCTCTCCTTCAGCCACTCCCTGTGCTGCGTCCAGCGggactgactcctcctccttcacctcctcctgctgctgctcctcctcctcctcctcctcctcctcctccttctcttggTCCTGAGGTGGTACATCTTCATCCGTTAGGACGATGACCCGCTCCGCTCGCATCACCAGGATGTCCTCGTCCTCATCGTCGACCCCCCTCCCGGCTGAGGCCAGACCTGGCTCTGTGTGGACATAGCCCAGTAGCGCTGTGGCGAGGGAGCCATCGGAGACCACCGCTGGCTCTGTGGTGCCGGAGGTGACTGACGCTGGTGCAGTGTTGCCGTCGGAGACCACCACTGGCTCTGTGGGGCCGCAGGTGGAAGTGTTTATTTCTAAAGGGCTAGGATTGGTCTGCACTGCTTCCCCAGTGCTGCCATTGGTCAGGACCGCCTCTGTTTCATCCAGTAATGAGGAGAGGCTCTTTGTCACTTCGTCTTCTATTGCATCTGTAGAAGTacagaaaaaaaaggaattgCTGACAttgtaactcactttatttatcactttattctacttcatttaagaatgctcgattctgattggctgggaggggtgcattaatccggcatattgcccgctgacttgtcggttctacttgctgctgactgagcacagtagatcaatacgctaACGTTATttaccgtagttctaaagggaactacttttcgagggagatgaacttaaacagagtatacatttaataagcatgcaatacgaataagaaaaaggctaattattaaagtatttgaattgttttattatgttggccggcgcgaagtagaataaactgaataatcacctcaaggcagggcaataaacagtttgatatgcccggctcgtggaaggttaccgcccgagacgaagtcgagggcgttaaccttccacgagccgggcatatcaaactgtttattgcccggcctctctatgattattccttacttatatCATTGACTCACTTAGGTTTCCTTACAGGTTGTAGAGTTTATTTGTGGCATGGTGAAATTGGTAATTGCTGTATTGCAATacatgtgttttatttgtgaCTGTGACCTTCAGCATTGACAACACTGACCAATGGTAATATTAATGATGGAGGAGGTAAGGCGCTTACCAGGACGCTAAGTCAGCAGGAGAGAAAAGTTCAATGTTcaagaagaaaagagaaaggtTCAGGGGGACAGAATGCATCAGGAgaaggaaatgtgtgtaaaagaagaagaggaggcccACTTCAGTGGCATCAAGGAAAAAATGCATAACATTCCTGCAGAATCCTCTCAGAAAACGAGGAGAAATCTTCACACAAACTAGCACAAACTAATTATGAACACTGCTGAAATGTTTATACATGCCCTTTGTATCAATCAAATATATTAGAACTTGCATAAGCTGGTAACGTACACCCTGATAAAGGGATACCATCACTCACACAGGCTGATTCCTTCTAGATACACTCcttattattaaatatttaaaaGAGCACGGATCCATATGACTTAATTTAGGGAAACAAATTACACATATGTCTTTATGCATTGTAATGTAGAAGTCTGAAGCCTCAAGCCTTCAAGGCCTGAGAATTGTTTCAAAGTGGAGCTTTTCAAAGAAGACTGGCAGCTTTTTTTCAACCTGTGCTACGCCTAGTGGAAAATTTGATTTTGTTCTTGAAATAGAAAAATTTTGAAATAAATGCTGTTCAGTAAATACTTTAATTCGGCTTGTTTATTTAAAGAATGTGTTGCTTTATACATTCAATCATACGCTTTCCAttgatattttgtgtttacCAAATAAACCTCTGCATCTGCAGCATGGCTGACTCTTTCTTTCCATTGTTTCCCACTGGCCATGGCCTTCTGGCAGCAACAATTGTGTATAAAAGGGGCGTTGACACTCTTTGCGCAGCCACTGAatgtgtatttatctattttaacATTTGCATACGAGGATGTCCGCAAAGGTCTTAATTACAATTACGTGGTACACCTCGAGTCAACGGTGAGGAACCACTGAGCTATACAATGACGCTTATCTCTTCGGAAGAGCCTTCGGCTTTTGTTTGAGAATGTTTTCCAACGCATGCAAGACCAGCATGATAAGAGGAGGAACTTCAAGCCTAAAACAGAGTGGGAATTAATTAGGCATGGGATAATTGGACAGAGTGCGTGTTAATGCACGTGTGTGGCTGTATGGTTTGCAGAGGAAGAAACAAGTTAACGAGTCAAATCAAAAAATGCAACTTAAACCCACCTGATCGTGTGGGTTTCTCCTGCCCGTTCTGCAGAACATCTGTGATGAAAAACAGAGTTTGTATAAGATGCATATAACAGACGCCCATCACCACAGACTGATTGGCCTGGTCTATTGGAGTTCATGTATCGTGCCAAAAACAACCAGAGCCCAAAAACTTCATTCCAACTCCTGTGACCACAGTTTGCTCGCCCATTTCATTACTCAGAGAGAAAGGCATGgcaaattaaacaaatgaaaCGTGATCAATATGCCCTCCTTTAATTAAGGCCAACGTTAGCACGGCGGAACCGATGGTCGGGGCAGGTGGTCTGGAGAATAGTGGCGTTTAAAATGTATCGAGTTGAAGAACAAGGTTAGATTGCTTATGAGATATGTCTCCATTCCTCTGATCAGTACTGTTCAGAAAGCTCAAGAGGCATGGAGGTTGATACAGGAACAATTCCTTGATATAAAAAAGATTTTGATCTGTTTTTTTTAGTTGTAAACATATTAATcaaatttatttaattttgagATAAACTCTTAAAAGTTGCCATTTGAATGGTTAACACCTCAGCTTACCTTCTGTGGCTTCCGCTGCATTGACAGTATCCTATTCGacgagaaaaagagggaggagtgggttataatgcttacagcacacGTTAATGCTACACATCTTAGGCTTGtctgcagggccgtcggactgcggggacaaaggggacagttgtgggggggcccaaggcagagggggggcccatgaccaaaaaaaaaaaaaaaaaaaaaatattttaccttttgtttttttttgttaaggTGTTAATTGTGCCACACCACTAGGGGGTGGTATAGAGCTATCATGACCAAGTGTTCACGGTAGCTTTACTCTACATACATGGAGCTGTCTAGGGCTTAGTTCAAGCCAAGATGACCCCCATGTATATTCTGTTAAACGTGTGAGACCGGTGCACCAGATGAAGCAAAGCAACACACATGCCTCTGTTAGGAATCACAGAGGAAGTGAGCTGTTGACAAGCTGTCAAGCCCACCGATATATTTAGAGTTGTTGCTTCCCGTTCGGATGTAACCTGTATCTTCCGAAATGTTCCCAGACAAAGGAAGACCCCACGAAGACCCCAAAAAGGACCTCCTCTTGGTCACAGCCTGTGTTGATTAGAGTAGAAGCTCAACAAGCCAGGGGTTTTGTTCAGAAACGAAGAGCACTTTGTTAATGCTAGAAAATGGCTCCAGCAATGGCTGCAGGTTAAACAACAACTGTGGAGTACACACACCGCTGGCCGCTTGCTGTGACGGAGCCGTCAGTGTTCATAAAGCAGCAGATCTCCAAACAGGTCCTGGTGCCAGAGCAGCACGGGGGCTGATCATGCATTATTCAGGGTGGAGGATCTCACCTCGCGGTCCCTGAAACAAAGGCGTGCTGGTTGGGGTTGTGTCCAGCGTACAGATGGGTGTGTGAGCTTCTCACCGTTCTGCCATCCTCCGTCTGCTCGTCTAGTAGCTCCCCTTTAGCCAGCCGCCGACTCTCTTCCTgcaacctgacacacacacacacacacacgtttagacCCTAGGTATCACAACCAGGGAATACGGCGTTAGTCAGTGTATTCAACGTACATGTGGTTCCCAGTAGAGACCTATGTGTAATATGCAAGTGTTTCCTTCTTCAGAGGAATGAACATGACCTCTGGTACTATCCAAGCTTTTAATGGCTTTCATGCCTGCTCCCCTGATGCTATAAAATGGAATCTATAGTCACAAACATGATGTTTATGAAGAGCTTCTGTAATAACATCGTACTCGTCAATGCGTTTCTCGGTCTCCGGGGTGTGGGGGCCccagaggggggagtgggggctgTCCTTGGTGGAtggtgaggtgggggtggtgggtgaggagggaggaccCTCCATCAGCCATTGGTCCCGCAGGGACTTCCGCTGAAAGAgaaggcacgcacacgcacacccacgcagGTTCGATTAAACAAAACCCAAAATCTAATTATTTTTGGATACGTGACAATCCTTAACATGCCATGAATAACACACCATTAGCTGAGCAGCTGCATAAATAATAAACAGATACACAGAGCCTGAGCGTTTCAGAGgcagagagtgatagagtgagagagcgcaGTAGAGACCTGTGGAGGATGACAGATGTGTGAAGGCAGACGGCCGTCCTCCCAGCGGGGGTACGCGGTAGGTAACGGGGGGGTAAACTTGTAACAACACGTGTTCTTTGAAGTGCGTCGTTCAGTGGGCCCCCTGTGCGCGCCCACCCTTCTTCCCGCTGATTCCCCcgcccttcctctcctccagtccGACCTGACCGGAGGAAGCGGAGCCACCTCGGGGTGGCTGCTACATACCTCACCTCTCCTGGACCCCACCCAGCTGCGCTACCGCTTTCATGTTTTCATAGGGAGGAGAccgccacacgcacgcacgcacacgcacacacacgaacacacacacacacacacacacacgcacacgcacacacacttagttcTCTCATCACTTTTGAACTCACTGTTGCAAGGAAAGActcacgtcacacacacattcctacaaacacacaaacgtgtgcGGACGTCAATCCCGACCACAGAAACTATGCACTCTAACCTACCACAAAGACCCACGCTCACTCAAAACACTCATTTAAAAGGAAGTCTGCcccatttccctaacattgCTGTGAACattatcttctcctctccctccaaatTGAAAGACGTTTCCCTTTCCTAAATGGCTGTctatacaaccccccccccctccccctcccgctctGGGAGGAAGCCTGGGAACAGTGGTTATGTCCTGCAAGGTCCACACCGTGTCTCAGATCAGAGACCGCCAGAGCTCATTGCATACGCACATCAAAGCACTAGCCTGTTTCTCATGTAATGCCACATATGATTGTAGACTCGTCGTTTATTATCATAATTAATAAATGTATCTAATAAATTACTAATTTAATCATTGATTGAACCACTGATACTACTGTGgtctataaaacaaaaaatgtaaacatgatTAGTGTTACTATGAATCACAGGTAAATGATTTAGCATGTGGTTTATAACGTCTCATCTCATCAGTCAGCTCCAACTGCGAACTGAGTGGGGCCTCCACTTTGCTGTTCTACTAGGACAATGCtaactaaccctgaccctgctTGCTGAACTAGAAATcgtttgatgtgtttttttattcattgttttTAACGCACGCCGTTCCATCGCAAGACCTCAATATTTGCTGAAGTGTTGGCAGCACTACCTGCTCAGGGGGCTAAAAGAGTCACAAACCCTCCTCTGTGCCGATTCCTTCTGGAAAGAACAAGCAGagttctgtccccccccccctccaaggcCTTTGGggtctttcgctctctctgaaAGTATAAATAGAATTTGAGTATTCGtaaactcataaaataaaatgtcaGATATTTTCTTCCGGTGCAAATGCTTTCCTCTACAAATACATTaaaacacagacaggaagttgGAATTGGTGTTAAAACAATAGATTGGTGTGGTTTTAGCCTGGAGCGTGGTGTGGTTTTAGCCTGGAGCGTGTTGTAAACACCCTCACAGTCCTGCCTGGTCCAGGGGCCTCAAATGGGGAAACCAGGACATGCGGAAGGGTGTGaatagatttgtgtgtgtgtgtgtgtgtgtgtgtgtgtgtgtgtgtgtgtgtgtgtgtgtgtgtgtgtgtgtgtgtgtgtgtgtgtgtgtgtgtgtgtgtgtgtgtgtgtgtgtgtgtgtgtgtgtgtgtgtgtgtgtgtgtgtgtgtgtgtgttagaagggATGCTCTTGCCAACAGGCTggacagcagctgcagcagaatTTGTTTGAGTGAAATATTGGTATCTGTCggtgagagaggcagaaagagtgagagagaggcaggcagagagagttagagagattGGCAATTCTGCCCCTTTTTGCTGGGAAACCAAGCATGCTTGAAATTGTATCGCATAGTGTCGGCCTATGCCTAAGGTCGATCCATGCATAGTGTCTGTCCATGCATAGTGTCTGACCATGCATAGTGTCTGACCATGCATAGTGTCTGACCATGCATAGTGTCTGACCATGTCTgcatttctctgtgtgtgtgaaccttcCACTGACAAGTGGCGTGATAGAGCAATGGATACATTTCATTCCCACACGAAAAAACTTCAGAGGAGGcatggggtgtgtgcgtgtaaactTACATACGTTTTTGAAttattgtatatgtatgtatatgtgcatgtgtgttaccTTTAGCTGCTGTAAGCGCAGTCTCTcgtcctccatgtctctcttcgcctgctcctgctcctcctgcatgCGACGCTTCTCCTGAgacccagagagggagggggacaaaAGACGGGTtgagacggacagaaagacagagtgagaggtgGCAAGGAACATTATGGGAGAAAGTCAGCCAGATGGAAAGCAAGAGAAATTCACAGAATGAGAAAAATGGACAGGAACACAGCAGAcaaaagtgaaagagagagaaagagaaggaaagaagCACTTTAGTGTGACAGGGAGAGGTAAACAGCTACCAAGACAATGAGGCGTACTACATGAGATTAGCACACAGTATAATGCAGCATTGCGCTATAGCTAAAGGTGACAGTAGTCCTACAAAGAGGAGGTTGTGGTGATACAGAGCCTTGACAAACATCAACACATCAGAACTGGGACACGAGAGGGATTCAACCGAAATTAAGTTGTTCGACTGCACAGATGGCAGAATACGATGGATAAAATGAGtgaataaaataacaacaaagtGATACAGGAAGAACATAATGGAGACATAATAGGGAAGTAGGAACAGAGAGGCACCaacagagtgaggaagaggCCTAGAGCAGAGGGTTGGCAGTGTTAAATAGGGGGCTCTAGCCTATAATACTCTACTATTGTCACAAAGACGCCAACCGTCTCCATGGCAGCCAGGTGGTGTCGTTTTACCACGGGATCAGGGTGGACCTGGCGCCATACACAGTAGCCTGCTTCAATTATTCAGGGGCCAAGGAGCAcactcttgtctgtctgtctctctctgtgtgtgcgtgtctctctctgtgtgtgcgtgtctccctctgtgtgtgcgtgtctccctctgtgtgcgcgtgtctccctctgtgtgcgcgtgtctccctctgtgtgcgcgtgtctctctctgtgtgcgcgtgtctctctctgtgtgcgcgtgtctctctctgtgcgtgcgcgtgtctctctctgtgcgtgcgcgtgtctctctctgtacgcgtgcgtgtgcgcgtgtctctctctgtgcgcgtgcgtgtgtgcgtgtctctctctgtgcgcgtgcgtgcgtgcgtgcgtgcgtgcgtgcgtgcgtgtacactCACAGCGATAGCCTGCAGTCTCTGCTGGTACTTCTCCGTCTCATCCATCTTGGCACCTGTAACACAGCAGCAACACACGGTAAAAGGTGAAACACCATCAAATCCTACAATTGGAATCGTTTGCTGACAGCCACCTCTGTGACAGAGCAGCGTTAAATCTGTGTGGCTATCTGGAAGTTGCATCATATGCCTCTGTATTGCCGAAGACTTCAATATTTGTTAGTCTGGGGCAGACTTTCGATTACTGTTTACCCATCTCAATGTTTGGATACCTAGGGACAAACCCGTAAACAGTTTAACTTTGCTGATTATTTGAACAGAAACTATTCATGGTTAGGAGACAATGATACCTAGAATTATTTGAATGCAAGTCAGCAAAATGGATTTGTTATCAATGGGATTGTATCAAGTCCCCTGTTGAGTTTCACGGTCTGCTTAGAAACGCCTCTGTCCAGCCCCGGAGCGATACATTTTAGCTGCTGAGGTGTGTTTGATAGACCATCTTAGACAGTCCTTGTCTAGCAGAAACGCTCCTCTTCCCTTTTGTTTGAGGCATCATGGCGTTGCCATGGGCTCTCCCCAGCcaatgtatgtttgtgcattaCGAGATCTTTAGTCAAGCCTGCGGCCGACATTAAATGGATCAACATTCAATCTCTGCATGATACAACATTAGAGAATAAAGTCGTAATCACatgaagacagagacagagagagggtgaagaagtgaaagagaaagtgtAGTAGAAAAGGAACGAAACATTATTGGAGGTGGGAAAGAAGAAGACAGAAAGATGGACAGAATAGGAGGGCATCAGAGGCAAATAAGGTCTCCTTTCCTTGAAGTGATTTTACAGTGTTGAGTACAGAAACACCCCCCTGAGAGACTTCTGTGGGGGCTGAGttacttgaacacacacacacacacacacacacacacacacacacacacacacacacacacacacacacacacacacacacacacacacacacacacacacacacacacacacacacacacacccttttaaATATGTAGAAGAACTAAAATGGATGAGAGGACGAAGAAACAGTTGTCAGTAATGACAAGTCAGGGACTCCATGTGGACCACCCATGTACAAGACACtaatttatgtaattataatatatagaataaaaATTTTAAAGAGCAATTTTGCCTAAAACTTTAAATATGGTAATATGCCTTATATGGCCCTGAACATAGTAATCTACATCATTTTGTAATTTACTAAAATGAACTGAACGCGTGCTCGACTACACAATGGGGAACacattgtgtgtggatgtgtggagatCTACCTGGGCAGTGGCTGAGTGTGGTGTCCAAGAGAGGGTTAAGGTTCTCGGAAAATTATAGTACaa
Coding sequences:
- the palm3 gene encoding paralemmin-3, with product MDETEKYQQRLQAIAEKRRMQEEQEQAKRDMEDERLRLQQLKRKSLRDQWLMEGPPSSPTTPTSPSTKDSPHSPLWGPHTPETEKRIDELQEESRRLAKGELLDEQTEDGRTDTVNAAEATEDVLQNGQEKPTRSDAIEDEVTKSLSSLLDETEAVLTNGSTGEAVQTNPSPLEINTSTCGPTEPVVVSDGNTAPASVTSGTTEPAVVSDGSLATALLGYVHTEPGLASAGRGVDDEDEDILVMRAERVIVLTDEDVPPQDQEKEEEEEEEEEEQQQEEVKEEESVPLDAAQGVAEGETMAQVEAAPLDTSAVTPHGEQCERSEGLVTVTAEAGDSSADAQMTGDAISNKEEGRGVADDASIAPNSDPSLQSAAGAPDDPAVASVPTYSQGLPSPRLGPGGETGAGAGAPAAAPGGGASELATPAKPPTPLASDFQDVPLSAPQGTGAQPGEQDPLLGKAKAPQMKAGGSSFVEARRGPSSNAEAHAPASTNSCGAEEGVSPKHKTCQCCSVM